DNA from Gaiellales bacterium:
CCACCGCTTCGCCGACTTCCTCGACCAGCCGCTGCTCATGCGTGACTTCCTGGGCCCGCACGAGACGGAGCTGCGCGCCGCCGCCCAGCGCCGGCCGGCGATCCTGGACGAGGCGATCCTGCTCTGGAACGTGCTCTACGGCGCCGTCGCCAGGCTCCAGGAGCGCCACCCGGACTGGATCTTCGTCCGCCACGAGGACGTCGCGGCGGCCCCGGTCGAGCGCTTTCGCGAGCTCTACGCCGGCCTCGGCCTGGAGTGGACGCCGCCGGTCGAGCGGCTCGTGCGGGAGACCTCGTCGGCGGAGAACCCCGGCGAGGTCGGGCGGGCCGACTCGATCCGGCGCGCGAGCGCCTCACAGGTGCGGGCATGGACGGCGCAGCTCTCGGCGGAGGAGACCGAGCGGGTGCGCAGCGGCACCGAGCCGCTCTGGCGGCGCTCCTACGCCGACGGCGACTGGTAGCCGCCCGAGCCGAGCTGGTCGCGGATCGCGCCCGAGGCGCGGTTGCGGGCGGCGCGCCCGTGCTCGGCCTGGATCTGCCGCAGCGCCGGCACGAACACCCGGCGCAGGGCGTCGTCGCGCCCGTAGAGCTCGAGCGCCGCGACGATGGCGCCGTGGAGGCGCACAGGGTCCGACTCCGTGGTCCCGCGAACGATCCGGTCGACCAGGGCCGGCCGCCGGAAGTCCGGGTCGACGGGCATCGGAGCAGATGTTCCACCACGTCGGGTGACGCCACCATCCCCGCAGCGGCCAGATGCCCGCCCAGAATTTGGTAGTCGGCCCACGCACGCGGCGGTTCGGCCAGAATCCCCCGATGCGCACCGCCATCGCCGTCGTCGGGGATCGAGACCCGAGCTACCTCACCCACCGCGAGCTGGATGCCGCGCTCGCGCTCATGCCCGCGGGCGTCGAGGCGCGCTGGGTAGCGACCGACGGGCCCGAGGCCGCCCGGCTCGACCGCTACGACGCACTCTGGGTCGTGCCGGGGACGCCCTACCGCGACGAGCGGCCCGTCTTCGCCGGCATCGAGCGCGCCCGCACTCAAGCGGTTCCCATCCTGGGCACGTGCGGCGGGTTCCAGCACATGGTGGTCGAATTCGCCCGAAACGCCGCGGGCATCGCGGATGCAGCCCACGCCGAGACGGCGCCGGACGCCGGCGTCCACGCCGTGTCGCCGCTCGCGTGCAGCCTCGTGGGCGAGGTGCGGCAGGTCACGACCGTGCCCGGGACGCGCGTCGCCGAGCTGTGCGGGCCGGGCCCGTTCGCCGGTTTCCACTGGTGCAACTACGGCCTCGAGGCGGCGGTGCTCGACCGTCTCGTCGCGGCCGGCCTGGTCGTCTCGGCGACCGCT
Protein-coding regions in this window:
- a CDS encoding gamma-glutamyl-gamma-aminobutyrate hydrolase family protein (Members of this family of hydrolases with an active site Cys residue belong to MEROPS family C26.), coding for MRTAIAVVGDRDPSYLTHRELDAALALMPAGVEARWVATDGPEAARLDRYDALWVVPGTPYRDERPVFAGIERARTQAVPILGTCGGFQHMVVEFARNAAGIADAAHAETAPDAGVHAVSPLACSLVGEVRQVTTVPGTRVAELCGPGPFAGFHWCNYGLEAAVLDRLVAAGLVVSATAPDAGVEAVELPDHPFYVATLFQPQVGSSETGALHPLIAALVEAAATVRSA